One genomic window of Medicago truncatula cultivar Jemalong A17 chromosome 1, MtrunA17r5.0-ANR, whole genome shotgun sequence includes the following:
- the LOC112418246 gene encoding B3 domain-containing transcription factor VRN1 → MCMQMIPRNFVERYWKDVSNPISLRLPNESECKMFWVQRGDDIWLMNWKNFARSLRCGDLLVFQYNGGSDFHIIILDDSKLEIDYSSMKCNGEENSNQVCKQEESDDDDCVEIPNDIVTPAATPQRTNIDKRKINMNSTQQKVSGSNKGGMTKKAKRCSIAEANNKKSNNKNPSFELKLTQFYAQGNLFRIPSKFSREYLNEFEGIARIRVGDDRTWKVNVKFDYANRSSIVSAGWNLFTKENNLRVGDVCKFMMTQSEPLSFYISISRAREEPSPRKLQGYIKRISSTDLEVSNVREHNTLELFENSSYPASLPAIKKDQWQTKSISAGTKETASRAKKETHNIRLSAIDDYKE, encoded by the exons ATGTGCATGCAGATGATACCAAGGAATTTTGTAGAGAGATATTGGAAAGATGTATCAAATCCAATATCCCTTAGACTTCCAAACGAGTCTGAGTGCAAAATGTTTTGGGTTCAACGTGGTGATGATATTTGGCTTATGAATTGGAAAAATTTTGCACGGTCGCTTAGATGTGGAGATCTTTTAGTTTTTCAATACAATGGAGGGTCAGATTTTCATATCATTATATTAGATGATAGTAAATTAGAAATCGATTATTCAAGTATGAAATGCAACGGCGAAGAAAATTCTAACCAGGTTTGTAAACAAGAAGagagtgatgatgatgattgtgttgagattccgaatGATATTGTTACTCCTGCTGCTACACCTCAAAGGACAAACATTGACAAgagaaaaattaatatgaattcAACCCAACAAAAAGTCTCAG GTTCTAACAAAGGAGGCATGACGAAGAAGGCTAAGAGATGTTCAATAGCTGAAGCAAATAATAAGAAATCCAACAATAAGAATCCAAGTTTTGAACTTAAATTGACACAATTTTATGCCCAAGGAAACTTATTT AGGATACCAAGTAAGTTTTCAAGAGAATACTTGAACGAGTTCGAAGGGATTGCAAGGATTAGGGTTGGTGATGATAGAACTTGGAAGGTGAATGTGAAGTTTGATTATGCAAACAGAAGTTCTATTGTGAGTGCTGGTTGGAATTTATTTACCAAGGAAAATAACTTGCGAGTCGGTGATGTGTGTAAATTTATGATGACTCAATCTGAGcctctttctttttatatttctatttccCGAGCTAGAGAGGAACCAAGCCCTAGAAAATTGCAAG GATATATAAAAAGGATCTCTTCTACAGATTTAGAAGTTTCTAATGTGAGGGAACATAACACATTGGAGCTCTTTGAGAATTCCTCATACCCG GCGTCTCTGCCCGCCATAAAGAAAGATCAATGGCAAACCAAGTCGATTTCTGCCGGGACCAAAGAGACTGCATCAAGAGCCAAGAAAGAAACGCATAATATTCGACTTTCTGCCATCGACGATTACAAAGAGTGA
- the LOC25482636 gene encoding GEM-like protein 4 produces MAYFLQELLVGFPFNSAAYLGDNSSNKYLINSSKSNHYNKSSTNSNQSRANSVLTRMNNLGRKADNFATGLKEHVKLGPNITDTVKGKLSLGARILQVGGVEKVFMQLFSVKDGERLLKASQCYLSTTSGPLAGLLFISTNKIAFCSERSIKISSPKGHFIRTYYKVIIPLGKIRVINQREHVKKSTQKYIEIVTVDDFEFWFMGFLNHQQAFKYLKQAISQS; encoded by the exons ATGGCTTATTTTCTTCAAGAGCTATTAGTTGGATTTCCATTCAACTCAGCAGCATACTTGGGTGATAAttcatcaaacaaatacttGATAAATTCTTCCAAGTCCAACCACTACAATAAGTCCAGCACAAATTCAAATCAAA GCAGAGCAAATTCAGTTCTCACTAGGATGAACAATCTTGGGAGAAAAGCTGACAATTTTGCAACTGGACTCAAAGAACATG TGAAACTTGGGCCAAACATAACCGATACAGTGAAAGGAAAGCTGAGCTTAGGAGCTAGAATTCTTCAAGTTGGAGGAGTGGAAAAGGTGTTCATGCAACTATTTAGTGTAAAAGATGGAGAGAGGCTACTAAAAGCATCTCAATGTTATCTATCAACAACATCTGGTCCTCTAGCAGGCCTACTCTTCATATCAACTAATAAAATTGCCTTTTGTAGTGAGAGATCAATTAAAATCTCTTCTCCAAAAGGTCACTTTATTAGAACATATTACAAG GTCATTATTCCACTTGGGAAGATAAGGGTTATTAATCAAAGGGAACATGTGAAGAAGTCTACCCAAAAGTACATTGAAATTGTTACGGTggatgattttgaattttggtttaTGGGTTTCTTAAATCATCAGCAAGCTTTCAAATATTTGAAGCAAGCTATTTCTCAATCTTAG